A stretch of the Clostridiales bacterium genome encodes the following:
- the lepB gene encoding signal peptidase I: MEIYHPKDDELLREMKRVRRVLKRKRLITGLLVFLVLGCVFGWFVFNRYCTLAVFHGPAMGDTLADGSLVLVWRGNGETYRQGDIVLYETGTGTQIKRVLAREGDQVLVSPYVHLRVNGVTLAEPETTGRNLDAGIRTRRLNLEEGTLFVEGDQLSLSVDSRHADYETVLEEKVIGKVRFVLWPAYRIGAAGSEEPAQEDGV, from the coding sequence ATGGAGATCTACCATCCGAAGGACGACGAACTGCTGCGGGAAATGAAGCGCGTCCGCCGTGTGCTGAAACGGAAACGGCTGATCACCGGGCTCCTGGTTTTCCTGGTACTGGGCTGTGTTTTCGGATGGTTTGTATTCAACCGTTACTGTACGCTGGCAGTATTCCACGGCCCTGCGATGGGCGATACGCTGGCGGACGGAAGCCTGGTGCTGGTATGGCGCGGAAACGGCGAAACGTACCGGCAGGGCGATATCGTACTGTATGAAACCGGAACAGGCACGCAGATCAAGCGCGTGCTGGCCCGGGAGGGCGACCAGGTGCTGGTGAGCCCGTACGTCCACCTGCGGGTGAACGGCGTGACGCTGGCGGAACCGGAAACCACCGGGCGGAACCTGGACGCCGGGATCCGGACACGCCGCCTGAACCTGGAGGAAGGCACGCTGTTTGTGGAAGGCGACCAGCTGAGCCTGTCCGTGGACAGCCGGCATGCGGATTATGAGACGGTGCTGGAAGAGAAAGTGATCGGGAAGGTGCGGTTCGTGCTGTGGCCGGCGTACCGGATCGGCGCGGCGGGTTCGGAAGAGCCCGCACAGGAGGATGGCGTATGA
- a CDS encoding class C sortase, with the protein MKDEEKKTRKKRKKKNHRVSNLVLVLILLTGAVIMAYPSFSEYWNSLHQSRAIMGYAQRVAELTNEEYETIWSAALDYNERLPELPNRWLVDHDENLKADYETQLNADGTGNMGYITIPKINVNLPLYHGTTDSVLQTSIGHIAGTSLPAGSTHSNEEDFLIPDFASHCVLSGHRGLPSARLFSDLDAMEVGDIFYLTILDQTLTYEVDRITVIEPEEMEELEIIPGRDLCTLMTCTPYGINTHRLLVRGSRIENEKKKLNVRITADGLRIDPLYVAPFIAVPVLVLMVLWVLVMTGGRRKNRR; encoded by the coding sequence ATGAAGGACGAGGAGAAAAAGACCCGGAAAAAGAGAAAAAAGAAAAACCACCGGGTTTCCAACCTGGTGCTGGTTCTGATTCTCCTGACAGGCGCCGTGATTATGGCGTATCCGTCCTTCAGCGAATACTGGAACAGCCTGCATCAGTCCCGCGCGATTATGGGCTACGCCCAGCGCGTGGCGGAACTGACCAATGAAGAATACGAGACGATCTGGTCGGCTGCGCTGGACTACAACGAACGGCTGCCGGAGCTGCCGAACCGCTGGCTGGTGGACCATGACGAGAACCTGAAGGCGGACTATGAAACCCAGCTGAACGCCGACGGCACCGGGAATATGGGATATATCACGATTCCCAAAATCAACGTGAACCTGCCGCTGTACCACGGAACGACAGACTCCGTGCTGCAGACCTCGATCGGCCATATCGCGGGCACATCGCTGCCGGCCGGCAGCACGCACAGCAACGAGGAGGATTTCCTGATTCCGGATTTTGCCTCCCACTGCGTGCTGAGCGGACACCGGGGACTGCCCAGCGCCCGGCTGTTCAGCGACCTGGACGCGATGGAGGTCGGGGATATCTTTTACCTGACCATCCTGGACCAGACCCTGACGTATGAAGTGGACCGGATTACGGTGATTGAGCCGGAGGAAATGGAGGAGCTGGAGATCATTCCCGGCAGGGACCTGTGTACCCTGATGACGTGCACGCCCTACGGCATCAATACGCACCGGCTGCTGGTGCGGGGTTCGCGGATCGAGAATGAGAAGAAGAAGCTGAACGTCCGTATTACGGCGGACGGCCTGCGGATCGATCCGCTGTATGTGGCTCCGTTCATCGCGGTGCCCGTGCTGGTGCTGATGGTCCTGTGGGTGCTGGTGATGACCGGCGGACGCAGGAAAAACCGGCGCTGA
- a CDS encoding sortase — protein sequence MKKVFGRLLVFLLIAAAAAWLLYPVVSDQLARQRDAQTMKAYHRAVRLKSADEIETAIEETGYYNTGLEPEGIPDVFAGRRRVPAEYRARMDVCDGVIGELKIPGINVYLPIYHSGAESAAEKLVHVEGSALPADMDGTHIVLAGPGAQKAAGFLGDLQLTDARMLEDLDRVVPNDLVFLEVLDRTMIFRVEGVQTLSVDGLSGVDISGESGSQLLTLVTEKSGRALLVRARRTAAADVRDRLTAQDRADVPSDLVNVLFMGIPVFITGLLIMGVIERFKKRSYRLPTEQKRRKKKTDPDDEETDADEPERTGEQDETV from the coding sequence ATGAAGAAAGTATTCGGCCGTCTCCTGGTATTCCTGCTGATTGCCGCGGCGGCCGCCTGGCTGCTGTATCCGGTGGTATCGGACCAGCTGGCCCGGCAGCGCGACGCGCAGACCATGAAGGCATACCACCGGGCTGTGCGCCTGAAGTCCGCGGATGAAATCGAGACGGCCATCGAGGAAACCGGTTACTACAATACCGGACTGGAGCCGGAAGGCATTCCGGACGTATTCGCCGGAAGAAGGCGGGTTCCCGCGGAATACCGGGCACGGATGGACGTTTGCGACGGGGTGATCGGCGAGCTGAAGATTCCCGGGATCAACGTATACCTGCCGATTTACCACAGCGGCGCGGAAAGCGCGGCAGAGAAGCTGGTGCATGTGGAAGGCTCGGCACTGCCGGCCGACATGGACGGAACGCATATCGTGCTGGCGGGGCCCGGTGCGCAGAAGGCCGCCGGATTCCTCGGCGACCTGCAGCTGACAGATGCGCGGATGCTGGAGGACCTGGACCGGGTGGTTCCGAACGACCTGGTTTTCCTGGAAGTGCTGGACCGCACGATGATCTTCCGGGTGGAAGGTGTACAGACCCTTTCCGTGGACGGCCTTTCCGGAGTCGACATTTCCGGCGAGAGCGGCAGCCAGCTGCTGACGCTGGTGACGGAAAAATCGGGCCGGGCGCTGCTGGTCCGCGCGCGGAGAACCGCGGCGGCGGACGTGCGGGACAGGCTGACGGCCCAGGACCGGGCGGACGTGCCGTCCGACCTGGTGAACGTGCTGTTTATGGGCATCCCGGTGTTTATAACCGGACTGCTGATTATGGGCGTCATTGAGCGCTTCAAGAAGCGGAGCTACCGGCTGCCGACGGAGCAGAAGAGAAGAAAGAAAAAGACGGATCCGGATGATGAAGAGACGGATGCGGACGAACCGGAAAGGACGGGAGAACAGGATGAAACGGTTTAA
- a CDS encoding MucBP domain-containing protein, with protein MKRFKQLISVIAAAAVMLGCLCAPAAAESPAGSLTVTIQGNNQGVSTAGITLNLYRIGGEDGDTWKLDGAFAETGYMEAWTEQSGAKMRTALRNIRGIVNTSGMNPSANAKSNANGVIVFESLPRGIYFGIATGVPKEMTVQNFVAHIPEAGSGKMDAQAVLKNNVTVPKEKNPYKVTIRYIYEDGTPAHQTYEGTYWPDDIYDVYSPVIPDYTASILRVNGVMPERDLQFTVIYIRNDDSIVIVNIPEYETPLGLGELQMHVGVCFE; from the coding sequence ATGAAACGGTTTAAGCAGCTAATATCAGTCATCGCCGCCGCTGCGGTGATGCTGGGCTGCCTGTGCGCTCCTGCCGCGGCGGAGAGCCCGGCCGGATCGCTGACCGTGACTATCCAGGGAAATAACCAGGGCGTTTCCACGGCCGGAATCACCCTGAACCTGTACCGGATCGGCGGGGAGGACGGAGACACATGGAAGCTGGACGGCGCTTTTGCCGAAACCGGCTACATGGAAGCCTGGACAGAACAGTCCGGGGCCAAGATGCGTACCGCCCTGCGGAATATCCGCGGAATTGTGAACACCAGCGGGATGAACCCCAGCGCCAACGCGAAGAGCAACGCAAACGGTGTGATCGTATTCGAAAGCCTGCCCCGGGGCATCTATTTCGGCATTGCCACGGGCGTGCCGAAGGAAATGACAGTGCAGAACTTCGTGGCGCATATCCCGGAGGCCGGAAGCGGCAAAATGGACGCCCAGGCGGTGCTGAAGAATAACGTGACCGTTCCCAAGGAAAAGAATCCGTATAAGGTGACGATCCGCTACATCTATGAGGACGGGACGCCGGCCCACCAGACGTATGAGGGTACCTACTGGCCGGACGACATTTACGACGTATACAGCCCGGTGATTCCCGATTATACCGCTTCCATCCTGCGGGTGAACGGCGTGATGCCGGAACGGGACCTGCAGTTTACGGTCATCTATATCCGGAACGACGACAGCATCGTGATTGTGAACATTCCGGAGTATGAAACACCATTGGGCCTGGGCGAACTGCAGATGCACGTCGGCGTGTGCTTCGAATAA